CCACCCACCAGCAAAGTCTAAAGAAACTGGCTTTGACTATAGCAGAATACAAAGAATATGGGCAAACTGGACCTGGCTTGACAATGATCGGAAACCACGGTAATTCAACAGAGGCTGGAACGGAAGCCATCGTCATTTCACGTTGCCTGAGTAATTTTAAAGCTACTTCACGCTGCCAGggaccacaaaccaccccacAGCAATGCTATCTTAATTTGTGTTCAACACTGTCTGTACCGAGGGGTTAAGATGTTGAAACTAGTGCTAACAATGTGCAGGGTGAACGCAAATGAAATCGATGCCACGCCAAAAAATGGTTGGtagtttgattgtttttagtaaggtttttttttcgtacgTTATACATTACAAAACTAATAAGAATTTTATGTTCGCATTCGTAGTTGGCTTAATTCTGttcattgtgtttttttttgtctataCTGTCGCAATAGAAGTATTGGTACTGCTACTAATCAGCTTATCGCCCGCTGGTCTACTTTAAACCTTTATCTTATTCGCACAGCACTCACCATCTGACCATCTCGCATCGCCTGGTTTGCTCGTCACCTATATCCTATCAAATTgtttctctcttcatctcgttttttttttcatttgtgcTGGATCATTTTCGTTCACTTAGTTTTTTCCGTATTTATGCTGGCTGGTTTACTACTGTTCCTGATTTGTTTGATCCTTCCCTCTACCATGCACTTAACGTCGCTGTGAGTCGCTTCGTCAAGAAGAAAAGCTTGTTGTAATGTGTCCTATATCCCGTGTTCTTGCTAATCGCCCGCCCGCGGCCACGCCGGCTGCTGCACTCAGCTGAGGGGAGCTTTAgacaaacatacaaacacaaacacacacacacacacacacacacttgagaGTTtgtaaagagaaagagagatatcTAAATTACTTATAGTTTTACGTTTATAATAGGTCTTTACCGGGCAGACGTGAAGTTAAAGAATATCGCACAACCCGTttgtgttgatgttgttttccGGGGTATGCCCAAGCCAAGCTACAAACGAAGTTGGGCTTTTACATAtgtctctctttatctctctcactctctctctttcttcttcattcttccATTTATCTTCCTCTTACTGTTGATTGATCCCCTTTAACTTCATGCGCGCTAACCTTGATGGGATGTGGGCTCCAGGTCGCAATGGTACGGGAATTTAATAGTGATTAACGGTCTTATGCGGTGATCGGTGCTCCGTTTATCTCGATTTTACAGAGCAACCATCATGAGAAgttccattccttccttttgagGAACACACATTCTTTTACGCTGCTTTTTAAGTGTGTTGTAACAATACCCATCGCTTGCTCCGATGTGCGCGATCTAGCATTTGTGCGATATCCGGCGACCAATGCATCCCGCCCTGAGAGCAGCAGGGAAACGCGAACATTttaaatgtgtgtgtgaaaagatTTTTACGTCTTCCGAATTGCAATAACCTTGCTTGCAATAATTTCTAGCTAGCGCAAAAAATGCTCAGAACATTGGCCGCTAACGTCGTGCTGCGGCTTCTCTTTTGAGAAACAATGTGTATTATGTCGTTTGCTTGATTGGCGTGTCGATTGGCCGACAGAATTTGTGTTGCCCCCTAGTATTTCgtagcctactactactactactactaccacctgCCGATCGCATCCTACGATCGCGTTCGCTTGCGCGGTGTCAAAACTAAATCCGTTTTCAATAGCTGGGCAGTGCTACAACGATTGCCGTTGTGATGCCTGGGGAAGGATAATGGGAGGATGGTGGTTTGGGATAGTTGCACGGTGAAAAGGGATCGGGGAGAATAATGGCCACAGCATCATTCACAGATCCAGGCATTTTGTTTGAATTCGAACCGGTCATTCGCcacaataaacataaacacacacgcacacagacacacatacgcacacacatcatcgcatacatacactcatacacacattcacacattaacacacgaacacgcgcGCGGAATAGACGGTACGGGCGGAGACATActgtttgctggtttgctggctggctcgctggctcgctggctcgctggctggtgaaGTGAGTTCGACCTTGTCCGGAGGGCCCACCGCTCTACAGAAGCTCACACTTGAACCTCCTGCTCGAGCCCAGCTTATTGTGCTTTCGattctttttccctctctccttgTCCTTGCGGATTTCACGCACTAGCGTGTAGAAGGCGTCATCCACGCCCATCCGGGTTTTAGCGGAGGTTTCTACGAACGGAACACCATACTGTTTGGCCACCTGCAATCGCGACGGAGAAGAAAATTGTACCATGAGCAAGCGATTTGATTGCAACGACCACCCCGGTGATGACCGATGATGACTCACATCTCGGGCCTGATTCATATCCACCGCCCATGCCTGCAGGTCGCACTTGTTGCCAACGAGCACCATCGGTACCTCTTCAGCATCCTTGACGCGTTTGATCTGTTCTCGGTACGTTCCTGGTTAGAATGGGAAAAGCAAGAATAGAGATAATTGTAACGACGATCGTTCCACAGCACTAGGTATTGAGTGAttacgatttttttcttttcagtcTCAGTTACCTATGTCTTCGAAACTTTTGGCACTATTAACAGCGAATACTAAAAGAAATCCTTCGCCCGTTCGCATATACTGATCGCGCATCGCCGAATACTCCTCCTGGCCGGCTGTGTCCAGAATGTCGAGTAAACACGTTTCTCCATCTGTGTGTTGCGGCGCGCGAACGAGAAAACCCAGAACGAAACAGATAACAGAAAACGGTTAGTATCGGGTAGAGTACCGAGGAAGATATGGATGGCAAGGATGTGTGTTAACTCTGGCCGCAGTTGTTCGCGTCGATTGATGATGCAGCGGGCCTAGCATATCCGCGCACTCGCTTTCCGGTGACCGGGCCCCCGGGCCCAGGGAGTGCACAACGAACATAAATGAGTTAATTAATTGAACTCAATTAGCAGTAAGCGTATCCGTTGTTGCGCATTCCATCCCGCATCCGCGGATGATGATTCACTTTTGGCAAATGCCAATCGCACGGGCGAGAGGAAGGGATGATGCGTCGCCAATTTTGCTGGCACCTCATATAGAGCGCGGAATGCGGAAGCAGGATTTCACAATGGGTTTAGCGGATCGCTCAATTAGCGACGGGGCTAGGCCAACATACGATTTGCACTGGGAGCGCACATCTCCGCGAAAGggcgccccccacccccaccccctggtcCAGAACGCACTGACGGCAACGTATTACACATCGCTTGGTAGAGCAATTTTCGATTGATTGTGCTCCTGCATCCCCCGCCCTTGTGCACACTCACAACCGTTTTCCCAAGCACCATGGTgggggtggcggcggtggtgacggcggACTCACCTATAACTACTTGCTTCCGGTAGGAATCCTCGATCGTTGGGTCGTATTCGTCCACAAAGTGATTCTGAATAAGCTGTATGGTCAGGGCGGACTTGCCAACACCTCCGGCGCCTACTACCACTAGTTTGTACTCCATCGCGTATCGCGTAAGCAAACCACCAATCGCCTTTACGGCCCCCGAACGCGGCTCCCCTCACTTGACGAGGAAATCAGACGGCGGAAATGGGCTGCTTCGCGGTTTTGCTTCTTGATGCTGGTTCTTCCCGCAGGATGCTCCCGTGCACCAAGCAGATCCACCAAAGTTCAAGGAAGATAACGCCTTTCACTTCttctcgtcttcttcttcttcttcgtctgctCCTTGGGTGAGGATTTACCCCACTACGGTGATTGAATCCAGCGTCCAGCGATTTGATCTTATCACTTTTATCTTTATCAcgaaaaaagtttaaaaaaaagcaacaaatttcccactttttgcAGTGAAGTCGCGTTtttaacctcaaagccaacaCCAGTTTTTCCAGGGTTGCCAGGTCGCAGCCCCGTTTTCGCTTCAAATTTTGATGTTTGGGGAAAATATTGCGTTGTTTTGGGCAAAATGCTTATGTTTTATCGATCCTCACTGTTAAAGCTGCTTCGTCGTTTACAACACTGCGGTTTTAGGAGTCGAAAGTTGCATTCAAGCGCGCTTGAGTTTGTGAGCCGAAATTTCCAATTCCAGCATTTTCCACtcgctttttttgtgtttccagTTTAAACCCTCAAACATCTGGTGTTTTTTCCTGGCGATAAAGCCGCGAAATTTTGGCGAAAGTTTCGATTCTTCTTTCGAACTGCTTTAACtgctttttaactttttttaaccatttttcgaattcgaacCAGTCGTGAATCAGCGGGAAAATCTGCCACGTGATCGCTTGATTTTTTAATGTAACGGCATAATCCACCCGCGTGTCCTTGCCAAAAATGGATGCAACTTGAGAGTTATGGTGTCGATCATGGAGTTGACCGGATCGCTCCGGCACGCTACTCGGATATCCACTACCAATCCAGTAAAAACGCAAAGATCTATTGTGGTTATATACAACAGCCTTTAATTTCAGTTAGCTATAGCTGTTTTCTCACATATTTGACTAATTTCTCACATATTTGATTTCTCCATGGCTCAACACTTCTCCTTCGTCCGATACGGTACTTCCGGATCGGAAAATCAATGGCACCGATGAAGATTCTCCACTCTCGGATGCACAATCAATGTCTAGTGCGATGCTAGAATCGGATTCTGCAACAGACTGAACCCCGCACCATCCAGATTCCACTCTTCCTCGATCCTCCGACCCACAGCTTTCCACACATTCGGGCATTTCCCCAGCTTGCCATCTTTCCATGCCATGCATAAGATCCTCACTGTACAATTTTGAGCTCATGTGAGAGTAATCCGATCGAAGAGGAACGGAACGTgtgctgctacagctgcttCCCTCTCTGGAGCGAGTTCTCTGCCAGGATTGCAAAAATTTGCGAGCCGCCGTGCGGGCTAGATCCGCTTCTTGCTGATCACCGATCGGACAAGTCTGTTTTGCCTTTTCCCATTGGCCCTTGCTTCCGAGATCATAAATTTTGGCTATCGTTTTAGCGTATCGGGGATTTCGTTCCAAAACTGCTCGCTGAAATCCTTTGGTATCAAAAGCGGGGCTGGAGGCCGGGCGCCTCGGGGATAGACCCTCGAACGTACTCTCACACCCGAAACATTCGCAGGACCTTGGCTGTTGAACCGATGGTACTGCCGGGCTACTGCTCATGCTGCGTTGGCCCTGATGTGTTGCTTCGATGCTTTTCTCGATTTCATCCTCCCTGATCTTAAAATTGTGGGCCAGATTAGCCATACccgccgtttgctgcttgATGGCCTGTATGTTCTCCTTGAGGGCATCCAAGTTTTCCGTCAGCTCGTGTCCCAGTTTTATGTTCTGCGATTGTACCTCTACTGCAGATTTCCATATGCGaaggttttccaaaaactttgACCCTGATCGACCGGGTGTGGAGTAATCAACGGTATCCGATGATGCGCTTTTCTCATGAACTACGTCACCAGAAGGACTGCGTAATGTCGGAATGCTTGACACTTCCAGCAACGATCGTTGACATTGTGGAGTTTTCAGAGCCACCTTCATCGCGGCCACTGGTTGCTCTGTGTCCGTTGAGGAGCAATCATCCTGTTCGCTGTTTAAATTCAACAACGATCTTATTGTATCCGCATCGTAATCCGCTTCCTCGTCAGAGGAGCTAGTAGAATCGTCATCGAACAACTCTAGCGTAACCTCCGATGCCGGTTTGGGGGGACATTTCTCCCTTGTGTGACGTGTAAATGGTTCCAAGTATCTGTTAGGTTTCCGGATTGCATACTTTCGCGAGGACGCCGACTTACAGGCAGATTTGGGGACTCGTACAACAGTCACCGGCTTCTCTGGTGGCTCAGGATGTTCTGACTCGGTTGGCTCACTTGATAGATATTCATTTGCTTTGTTCGAATCCATGCGTTTCGTCTCATCGATCGGAAGATTCGCGTCGTATGATGCTCTAATAGGCATTGAGGTTTCCTTCCCTGCTTCGGCTATCGGAGGCATTTCCATCTTCGCAGCATCCTTTGGTTGATGCTTCATCTCTACGTACTTGACGTTCTGTTCGTTGGTAGGAGTATAGCAACCATCGGATCTGTTCTCGATGATGGCAATATTACTCGTTTGACGAACTTGCAAATTCACATCCCATCGGCCTTTGATCGAAACGCTCGGTAGCATGTGGCTGGAAAACCCCAATGACTCTACCATCTTCTCCTGAGTATCATCTGTGTGTCGTTCTACCTCTTTCATAGTTTCAGGCTGTTCTATCCTTTGGTAAGCAGCCAAATCGGCCTCCAAATCAGTTTTAATAACACTTGCCGCCGGTGCCATGGCCACATTTTCTCCACCCTCACCATGGTCACCCGAACCCTTCTCTTCTCCCTTCGGTTTTTCGGAAGGCTCCTCTTTGGACCGTTTCATGGATAGGTACTGATCGAACAACTTTTTAAACTGTGCATTCGTGAACGTTCTGCGCGGAGGCTCGGCAGGTTTTTTTGAATTACCAGGCAACTCGTTCGCGGATGCTCCGCGCACTTTGGCGAGCGGCTGCACAAACAACGCTCGCTGGGATGGCGCACTTTGCGGTTTACTTGTGGCAGCACGCCgttgtgacgatggtggtggctgtatGACATATCCGTGAAGATGGTTCGTCCGCTTGATTGCTCGAGGAGCCACAAAGTTCACATTGGTCCCGATGTTCCGTACCTCCTTGGTTACGGCTACCTTTTGGTTGTTCAATGGCAGCTCAACCGTCGGCGTTTCGGCTACTCCTTTTGGTAGGATCTGCACAATTTGGATGGCTTTCGTACGTTCCGCTGCGGATTCCTCTTTCGATGATAATTTTTCATCTTCCGGCCGTTCGATCCAATCTGCCGGTGTTGCGACCACTTTATGGCACTTCTCAGCAACATCACACTGCACGGACTGGTTATCGTGCTGCACCGGCACTGCGGCTCTTGCCTCTCGTATGAACTTGCGGGCGTAAACCAGCAGATCGTCcagttccttttccttccgtcGTGTGTCGCCATTCGAGAAGCTAGGCCGTTCCGATACGCTGACCGACCGTTGACTACTCAGGCAATCGATTTCATCAAACAACTCGCGGTATCCTAGACGAAGTTTCTGTAGCGCTTGGCCTTGCGCCTGG
The sequence above is a segment of the Anopheles darlingi chromosome 2, idAnoDarlMG_H_01, whole genome shotgun sequence genome. Coding sequences within it:
- the LOC125949428 gene encoding ras-like protein 1: MEYKLVVVGAGGVGKSALTIQLIQNHFVDEYDPTIEDSYRKQVVIDGETCLLDILDTAGQEEYSAMRDQYMRTGEGFLLVFAVNSAKSFEDIGTYREQIKRVKDAEEVPMVLVGNKCDLQAWAVDMNQARDVAKQYGVPFVETSAKTRMGVDDAFYTLVREIRKDKERGKKNRKHNKLGSSRRFKCELL